TTAAACATCAAAAAAAGTTCAGAGATCAAACTAATTTATGGGTTGAAATAGGTTATAATTTCCAGCTACAAGGAAAAACAGAAGAAGCAGAAATAAATTATGAAAAAGCATTAAAATATATTGAAAATGACCCCTATCAAGGTAACGTCATGGGTCGGGCTTTTGAAGAAAATCATTTAACAGATTACGCTTTACGATCTTACAAAAGAGCAATGGAGTTAAATCCTCAATTAAATTTAGATCTAAATGTAGCCTATCTATATGGTGAAAAAGCAGATATTGAAAATATGTTTGACAGCTATTTAAACTTAGTTGAAAAAAACGAAAAATATTATGCTACTGTGCAGCGATATGCTGGTAGATTTATAACTGACGACAGTGAAGACCCTAACAATGTTCTCTTCAGAAAACTCGTTTTAAAAAGACTACAGAAGACTCCGAACAACTCATGGAACAAATTATTGAGTTGGTTATTCACACAACAAAAAGACTATAACAAAGCTCTAGTTCAAGAAAAAGCTCTTTTCAAAAGAAATTCAGAAAATTTGTTCAGAATAGAAGAACTGGGTGACATTGCCTTTTATGACAATGATTACGTTACCGCACAAGAAGCCTTCAGCTATGTTTTAGAAAATACCAAAGATCAAAATTCAATATTAAATGCCCATTACTACTTATTAAATGTGGCTATTAAAACTGCGGTGACCAAAAAAGAAATACAAACTGTTGAAGAACAGTTTCAAGAATTATTTACTGAATACGGTCGCACTTTTACCACTTTAGATTTACAAATGGCTTATGCCGATTTTTTAACCTTTACAAAAAACAAACCTGAAAAAGCGATTGTTATTTTAAAGGATGCACTCAAAGAAACCACTTCTGATTATCAACATGGTAATTTTAAATTAAAATTAGGAGATGTATTGGTTTACACCAATAGATTTAACGAAGCATTAATCAATTATTCGCAGGTACAAACAGATTTAAAAAACAGCTCACTTGCACAAACAGCTCGTTTTAAAGTAGCTCAAACTTCTTATTTCAAAGGCGACTTTAAATGGGCATTATCACAATTAAAAGTATTAAAAAAGTCAACATCACAATTAATTGCCAATGATGCCTTAGAACTTCATTTATTAATTTCTGATAATATTATAGGGGACACTTTACATACCTCATTAAAAATGTATGCCAAAGCAGATGTACTGGCATATCAAAATAAAACACAAGCAGCTATTGATACTTTAAACGCTGTATTAAAAAAATTTAAAGGTGGTGCTATTGAAGATGAAACCATATATAAACAAGCAGAACTCTATACTAAAATCAAAAAATACAACTTAGCTGAAGGCAATTATTTGCAACTAATAGAATTAGATAAAACAGGCATTCTAGTAGATAATTCTTATTTTAAATTGGCCGAATTATACCAAAACAACTTAAATAATAGAGATAAGGCAAAAGAAATGTATCAAAAGATTATTTTTGAATTTCCAAATAGTATATATTTAGTTGAGGCAAGAAAACAATTCAGGAAATTGAGAGGTGATGTGCTTAACTAATAATACTATTACTAAATTAAAATTTGGAATAATCAATACTTTTTAAAATTTATAACAAGTAACAAAACTCGATGCTCTGCATCAATTTATTAAAATAACTAAATAATAAATGTATATCTACAATGTAACTATAAACATAGACAGTTCTATTGAACAGGAATGGCTTAAATGGATGCAAAACGAACACATACCTCAAATGTTAGAAACAGGTAAGTTTTTTGAAGCTAAAATGTGTCAGGTAATGGTTCAAGAAGAAACGGGCGTTACCTATTCTATTCAGTATACTGCTGAAGATAAAGAAGCAGTAGAAAGGTACTATAAAGAAGATGCGGACCAGCTTAGGCAAGAAACCACAAAATTATTTGGTAGTAAATTTGTAGCATTTAGAACAGAATTAAAGGTAGTAAATCACGTTAAGAATTTTATAAAATCATAAATGATGCAATGTCAGTAAGAGCAAAAAAACACTTAGGTCAACACTTCTTAAAAGATGAAAATATAGCGAAAAAAATCGCTGATACACTTACTGAAAACAATTATGATACGGTTCTTGAAATAGGTCCTGGTATGGGCGTATTGACTAAATATTTATTGCAAAAAAAACTTACTACGCACGTAATAGAAATTGATACAGAATCTGTAGAATACCTAAAAGCACACTATCTCAATTTAGCAGATAGAATTATTTCAAAAGATTTTTTAAAGTTAGATATCAGTACAATTTTAAACAATGAACAATTTGCTATTATAGGCAATTTTCCATATAATATATCTACTCAAATAGTTTTTAAAACTATTGAAAACAGAAATCTCATTCCTGAATTATGTGGAATGTTTCAAAAGGAAGTTGCCAAACGCATTGCTGAAAAACCAGGTAGTAAAGCTTACGGAATTCTATCCGTTTTAACCCAAGCATTTTATGATGCTGAATATTTGTTTACTGTTCCTCCAAGTGTTTTTAACCCACCACCAAAAGTAGATTCAGGTGTTATTCGTTTAATCCGAAAAGAAAATTATAACCTTCCAGTAGACGAAAAGCTTTTCTTTAAAGTTGTAAAAACTGCATTTAACCAACGTAGAAAAACAATGCGAAATAGTTTAAAATCATTCAATTTATCAGATAAATTAAGAGAAGATACTATATTTGCCCAACGCCCAGAACAATTATCTGTTGAGGAGTTTATAAACCTTACTAAAAGTATAGCAAACGATGCCATTTGAAATTACAGATGAACTGATTAAACAAATTGAAGAGCTTATCTTAAAACAAGATAATGAAACACTCTTAGGTTTGCTGGCAGAGGAGCATCATGCAGATATTGCAGAACTACTAGAGGACTTAAATCTAGAAGAGGCTACTTATATCATAAAATTACTAGATAGTGAAATAACATCAGACATTTTAATGGAAATGGATGAAGACGATCGTGAGAAAGTCTTAAAGAACCTATCATCCAAAGAAATTGCAAAAGAGCTTGATGAATTAGACACCGATGATGCGGCAGATATGATTGCCGAACTTCCTGAAGAACGTCAGGAAAAAGTAATTTCAAAAATTGAAGATGAGGAGCATAAAGCTGATATAAAAGAATTACTAAAATATGACGAAAATACTGCAGGAGGTTTAATGGCGAAAGAGCTGGTTAAAGTATATGAAAACTGGAATGTGTTAAAATGTGTGCGAGAAATGAGAGCACAGGCAGAATTTGTTACACGTGTACATTCTATTTATGTGGTTGATGAAAATGAAGAATTAAAAGGAAGACTTTCTTTAAAAGATTTACTGGTAACCTCAACAAAAACACATATTTCTGAAATTTATATTCCAAAAGTTGATTCGGCAAACGTTCATGATAAGGCAGAAGATGTAGCTAGGGTAATGCAAAAATATGACTTGGAAGCGATACCAGTGGTTGACGATAAAAATCATTTACTAGGTAGAATTACCATTGATGATATTGTTGATGTAATTAAAGATGAAGCTGATAAAGATTATCAAATGGCAGCAGGTCTATCACAGGATGTAGAAGCAGACGATACGCTATGGCAGCACACTAGAGCTCGATTACCTTGGTTATTTTTAGGACTATTGGGAGGAATTGGGGCTGCTTCCATAATGGGTGGCTTTGAAGACCTCATTAGCAAACATGCAGTACTTTTCTTTTTCACACCATTAATTGCTGCTACTGCTGGAAACGTTGGTGTGCAATCGTCAGCTATTATTGTGCAGGGTTTGGCCAATAATGATCTAAAAGGTAGTATTGGAGAAAGACTATTTAAAGAATTCTCTTTATCGCTTATAAACGGTTTGGCATTATCATTATTTTTACTTCTCTTCACATGGATTTGGAAAGGAAATATGCTCACTTCCATAGCAATTTCCATATCTTTATTCTCGGTAATAGTTGTAGCTGGTATAATAGGAACTTTTATTCCATTATTTTTAAATAAAAGAGATATAGACCCAGCCTTAGCTACAGGACCATTTATAACTACAAGTAATGATATTTTTGGTATCCTAATTTACTTTTGGATTGCCAAAATGGTATTGGGTATTTAATTCGTAAACAAATCAAATATATTACTTAAAGCACTTGTCTTCGCTTTATAAAATTCGGTATAAGAACATTTTTCGCAAGTTACCGAAGTATATTTCTGACTTTGAACATCAAAAATTTTACTGAGTGTTCCACCAGTTCCTCTCATCTGCCCTACTTTATAAGTTTTGTTATTACATTTTGGACAACTATAATTTAATTTTCCCATTTTTATGATTGTTTTTAAGTTACAACTATACGTAGTAAAAATTAGTAAAACGTTACAGTAATCAAGGTACTTCACTATTAATATTTTCCCTACTTTTGTAGACTATTTCAAATTAATATTGGATGTCTGAAGAAAAAAAATCGCTCAATTTTTTAGAGCAAATCATTGAAGAAGATTTGGCTAACGGGCTTACTAAAGATAAATTACATTTTCGTTTTCCGCCAGAACCAAATGGATATCTCCATATTGGACACGCTGCATCAATTTGCTTAAATTTCGGATTAGGAATAAAGTATAATGCACCCGTAAATTTACGTTTTGACGATACCAATCCTGCCAAAGAAGAACAGGAATATGTAGATGCAATTAAAAAAGATATACAATGGTTAGGCTTTAAATGGGCTAACGAATTCTATTCGTCAGACTATTTTCAACAATTATATGACTGGAGCATTCAACTTATTAATGATGGATTGGCTTATGTTGACAATCAATCATCTGAAGAAATGGCCATCCAAAAGGGCACACCTACTGAAGTTGGAACTAATAGTCCAAATAGAGATAGAAGTATTGAAGAGAACCTAGAATTATTCATGAAAATGAAAAATGGTGAATTTCAAGAGGGATCTCATGTATTACGTGCAAAAATTGACATGGAGCATGTAAATATGCATATGCGTGACCCAATTATGTACCGTATATTGAAGAAACACCACCACAGAACTGGAGATGATTGGTGTATTTACCCAATGTATGACTGGACCCACGGTGAATCAGATTATATTGAACAAATTTCTCACTCAATTTGCACCTTAGAGTTTAAAAGCCATAGAGAGTTGTATGATTGGTATGTTGATCAAGTATATTCTGGAGATGACTTAAGACCTAAACAACGCGAATTTGCTCGTCGTAATTTGAGTTATACGGTAATGAGTAAACGTAAATTACTCCAATTAGTACAAGAAGGACATGTAAATGGATGGGATGATCCTAGAATGCCTACCATTTCAGGATTACGTAGAAGAGGTTACACACCAAACTCAATTAAAAAATTTAGTGAAATTGCAGGAATTTCTAAACGTGATAATGTGACCGATGTGGCGTTATTAGAGTTTTGTATTAAAGACGATTTAAACAAAACTGCCCCAAGAGTTATGGCCGTTTTAAATCCTGTAAAAGTGGTCATTACAAATTATCCAGAAGGTAAAGAAGAATGGTTAACTGCAGAAAACAATCCTGAAGATGATAATGCAGGTAACAGAGAAGTCCCATTTTCTAAAGAGCTTTATATTGAAAAAGAAGATTTTAGAGAAGAAGCTAATAAAAAATTCTTTAGATTAAAATTAGGTAAAGAAGTCCGTTTAAAAAACGCATATATTATTAAAGCAGAATCTGTAGTAAAAGATGAAAATGGAGAAGTTTTAGAGATTCATTGTACTTACGACCCTCTATCTAGAAGTGGTAGTGGTACGGAAGAAAGCCAACGTAGAGTAAAGGGCACATTGCATTGGGTATCTATTGCTCATGCAATTAAAACGGAAGTTAGATTATATGACCGATTGTTTATTGATGAAGCACCGGACAGCCATAAAGACAAAGATTTTAAAGAATTTATAAATCCAAATTCTTTAGAATTAAATACAAATGCTTTTGTGGAACCAAGTCTAAAAGAAGCATCTATCGGTGATAGGTTTCAGTTTCAACGTTTAGGCTACTTTTGTGTAGATGATGACAATACCGCAGAACATTTAGTCTTTAATAGAACCGTATCCTTAAACGACAGTTGGGCTAAAATAGAAAGAAAAGGGGAACAGAAAAAACCCGTTAACAATAACTCTATCAATGAATTATTAGCTATTTCTGGTAAATATTTAAAGTCAAAAGATAATGATGATCGATTGAGTTTATTAGATAAAATGTCTGATTTAAGTAAAAAAGTTGAGTTTCAAAACTTGCCTGAATTATTAAAAACGGCAGCTAGCAATAAAGAATATTTCACCTATTTGGTTGTTTTTAACAACTCAAATGCATTAGAAACCCTAGCTAAAGATCATGCTGACCTAGTAACAGAATTTATCAGTGCTGCATTACAAATGAAAAATTCTTATGTACGTTATCAGGCTGTAGAATTCATATATATCAACAGTAGTTTAAAAGATGATTATATCACGATACTAAAAGATATGGTAGCGGAGGAACGAAATTCTATGATTGCTGAACGCTTAGAACTAATTTTAAACTAAAAT
The nucleotide sequence above comes from Aureibaculum algae. Encoded proteins:
- the mgtE gene encoding magnesium transporter, producing the protein MPFEITDELIKQIEELILKQDNETLLGLLAEEHHADIAELLEDLNLEEATYIIKLLDSEITSDILMEMDEDDREKVLKNLSSKEIAKELDELDTDDAADMIAELPEERQEKVISKIEDEEHKADIKELLKYDENTAGGLMAKELVKVYENWNVLKCVREMRAQAEFVTRVHSIYVVDENEELKGRLSLKDLLVTSTKTHISEIYIPKVDSANVHDKAEDVARVMQKYDLEAIPVVDDKNHLLGRITIDDIVDVIKDEADKDYQMAAGLSQDVEADDTLWQHTRARLPWLFLGLLGGIGAASIMGGFEDLISKHAVLFFFTPLIAATAGNVGVQSSAIIVQGLANNDLKGSIGERLFKEFSLSLINGLALSLFLLLFTWIWKGNMLTSIAISISLFSVIVVAGIIGTFIPLFLNKRDIDPALATGPFITTSNDIFGILIYFWIAKMVLGI
- a CDS encoding DUF4286 family protein → MYIYNVTINIDSSIEQEWLKWMQNEHIPQMLETGKFFEAKMCQVMVQEETGVTYSIQYTAEDKEAVERYYKEDADQLRQETTKLFGSKFVAFRTELKVVNHVKNFIKS
- a CDS encoding zinc ribbon domain-containing protein → MGKLNYSCPKCNNKTYKVGQMRGTGGTLSKIFDVQSQKYTSVTCEKCSYTEFYKAKTSALSNIFDLFTN
- the rsmA gene encoding 16S rRNA (adenine(1518)-N(6)/adenine(1519)-N(6))-dimethyltransferase RsmA, with protein sequence MSVRAKKHLGQHFLKDENIAKKIADTLTENNYDTVLEIGPGMGVLTKYLLQKKLTTHVIEIDTESVEYLKAHYLNLADRIISKDFLKLDISTILNNEQFAIIGNFPYNISTQIVFKTIENRNLIPELCGMFQKEVAKRIAEKPGSKAYGILSVLTQAFYDAEYLFTVPPSVFNPPPKVDSGVIRLIRKENYNLPVDEKLFFKVVKTAFNQRRKTMRNSLKSFNLSDKLREDTIFAQRPEQLSVEEFINLTKSIANDAI
- a CDS encoding tetratricopeptide repeat protein, which encodes MPSKIIVLFFLISSFCSAQNANLANMYFERGDYVLAKSLYEQLYKKNDVRRDYFKRLLSCYQALENYEEATSLLIKHQKKFRDQTNLWVEIGYNFQLQGKTEEAEINYEKALKYIENDPYQGNVMGRAFEENHLTDYALRSYKRAMELNPQLNLDLNVAYLYGEKADIENMFDSYLNLVEKNEKYYATVQRYAGRFITDDSEDPNNVLFRKLVLKRLQKTPNNSWNKLLSWLFTQQKDYNKALVQEKALFKRNSENLFRIEELGDIAFYDNDYVTAQEAFSYVLENTKDQNSILNAHYYLLNVAIKTAVTKKEIQTVEEQFQELFTEYGRTFTTLDLQMAYADFLTFTKNKPEKAIVILKDALKETTSDYQHGNFKLKLGDVLVYTNRFNEALINYSQVQTDLKNSSLAQTARFKVAQTSYFKGDFKWALSQLKVLKKSTSQLIANDALELHLLISDNIIGDTLHTSLKMYAKADVLAYQNKTQAAIDTLNAVLKKFKGGAIEDETIYKQAELYTKIKKYNLAEGNYLQLIELDKTGILVDNSYFKLAELYQNNLNNRDKAKEMYQKIIFEFPNSIYLVEARKQFRKLRGDVLN
- a CDS encoding glutamine--tRNA ligase/YqeY domain fusion protein — translated: MSEEKKSLNFLEQIIEEDLANGLTKDKLHFRFPPEPNGYLHIGHAASICLNFGLGIKYNAPVNLRFDDTNPAKEEQEYVDAIKKDIQWLGFKWANEFYSSDYFQQLYDWSIQLINDGLAYVDNQSSEEMAIQKGTPTEVGTNSPNRDRSIEENLELFMKMKNGEFQEGSHVLRAKIDMEHVNMHMRDPIMYRILKKHHHRTGDDWCIYPMYDWTHGESDYIEQISHSICTLEFKSHRELYDWYVDQVYSGDDLRPKQREFARRNLSYTVMSKRKLLQLVQEGHVNGWDDPRMPTISGLRRRGYTPNSIKKFSEIAGISKRDNVTDVALLEFCIKDDLNKTAPRVMAVLNPVKVVITNYPEGKEEWLTAENNPEDDNAGNREVPFSKELYIEKEDFREEANKKFFRLKLGKEVRLKNAYIIKAESVVKDENGEVLEIHCTYDPLSRSGSGTEESQRRVKGTLHWVSIAHAIKTEVRLYDRLFIDEAPDSHKDKDFKEFINPNSLELNTNAFVEPSLKEASIGDRFQFQRLGYFCVDDDNTAEHLVFNRTVSLNDSWAKIERKGEQKKPVNNNSINELLAISGKYLKSKDNDDRLSLLDKMSDLSKKVEFQNLPELLKTAASNKEYFTYLVVFNNSNALETLAKDHADLVTEFISAALQMKNSYVRYQAVEFIYINSSLKDDYITILKDMVAEERNSMIAERLELILN